In bacterium, a genomic segment contains:
- a CDS encoding MBL fold metallo-hydrolase → MDFTVRFIYVGQADATLITTPSGKTMLFDMATGGGAVNYIIPLLDSLNIDKIDLVIASHMHGDHIGGVDDVLDEIPLFGYCYDHGGYYSTLDYDNYIAAVGSQRRTLHIGDTLSLDGSVQIVCYASGAEGMVPIGENEKSIAVIISYKGWDLFLGGDLTGTDDDNQIDVESQIATSLRPVEFYQSDHHGSRYCNNETILATLQPEHSVISCGIGNSYGFPPFETISRLEIWGEIYRTDMSGTITVTVIDSADFEIETQY, encoded by the coding sequence TTGGATTTTACTGTTCGGTTTATTTATGTTGGGCAGGCTGATGCAACACTCATAACAACTCCGAGTGGGAAAACAATGCTGTTCGATATGGCAACAGGGGGCGGAGCTGTCAATTATATTATACCACTTTTAGATTCTCTTAATATCGATAAGATTGATTTGGTTATAGCCAGTCATATGCACGGTGATCATATTGGTGGTGTCGATGATGTTCTCGATGAGATACCTCTTTTCGGATATTGCTACGACCATGGAGGATATTATTCAACCTTGGATTATGACAATTACATTGCAGCAGTTGGAAGCCAACGACGGACGCTTCATATTGGTGATACTTTAAGCCTAGATGGTAGCGTTCAGATTGTTTGTTATGCATCTGGGGCGGAGGGCATGGTGCCAATAGGCGAGAACGAGAAATCCATAGCCGTTATTATCTCGTATAAAGGTTGGGATCTATTTCTTGGTGGCGATTTAACAGGCACCGACGACGATAACCAGATAGACGTTGAGAGTCAAATTGCGACTTCTCTTAGACCTGTAGAATTTTATCAATCAGACCACCATGGAAGCAGATATTGCAATAATGAGACTATTCTTGCGACGCTGCAGCCTGAGCACTCTGTTATTAGTTGCGGAATAGGTAATAGCTACGGATTTCCACCTTTTGAGACCATCTCCCGCCTTGAAATCTGGGGTGAAATTTATCGCACCGACATGAGTGGCACAATAACTGTGACTGTTATCGATTCGGCAGACTTTGAAATCGAAACACAGTATTGA
- the lpxD gene encoding UDP-3-O-(3-hydroxymyristoyl)glucosamine N-acyltransferase has protein sequence MRASEIAKFLDSEFIGPGDPDISSIGSINSASSRDIVFLHNPSYRKWLTETKAGCVVLKKENIPIERNYAVIVSTDPHRSMAECVDILYPERLPKPQINSEARIHASARVAEGVYIGPFTAIGADSVIEEGCVIGDGVSIGQDVIIGPKSMIYAGVKIYSKTEIGEKCIIHAGTVLGSDGFGFAPTPEGILKVRQVGKLIIEDSVEIGANCTVDRGSFGETRIGKGSKIDNLVQIAHNCIIGKYCLIAAQSGFAGSTSLGDRVMVAGQVGFAGHQKIGDDSLFYAKSGITGDVPAGSRYFGIPAKNSIEAHRESVYVSQLNGLFKRVKELEKKLKEI, from the coding sequence ATGCGTGCAAGCGAAATCGCAAAGTTTTTAGACAGCGAATTTATAGGCCCCGGTGACCCGGATATTTCTTCGATTGGATCGATAAATTCTGCCTCTTCGCGGGATATTGTTTTTCTGCATAATCCATCGTATAGAAAGTGGCTTACTGAAACGAAGGCTGGATGTGTTGTGCTTAAAAAGGAGAATATTCCTATTGAGCGCAATTATGCAGTGATTGTATCGACCGACCCGCATCGAAGTATGGCCGAGTGTGTCGATATTCTTTATCCCGAACGACTACCAAAACCTCAAATCAATTCCGAAGCGAGGATTCATGCTTCGGCGCGGGTAGCTGAAGGGGTTTACATCGGCCCATTCACTGCTATCGGTGCAGATTCCGTTATTGAAGAGGGGTGTGTTATTGGAGATGGAGTATCTATAGGCCAAGATGTTATAATTGGACCAAAGAGCATGATCTATGCAGGTGTCAAGATATATTCAAAAACTGAGATCGGTGAGAAATGCATAATCCATGCCGGAACAGTTCTTGGCTCAGATGGTTTCGGCTTTGCGCCTACACCCGAGGGTATTCTTAAAGTAAGGCAAGTGGGTAAGCTTATTATTGAGGACAGTGTAGAGATTGGCGCGAATTGCACCGTCGATAGAGGAAGTTTTGGTGAAACCCGTATTGGTAAGGGAAGCAAGATCGACAATCTTGTTCAGATTGCGCATAACTGCATTATTGGCAAGTATTGTCTTATTGCTGCTCAATCGGGATTTGCAGGAAGCACTTCATTGGGTGATCGGGTTATGGTTGCCGGTCAGGTCGGCTTTGCTGGCCATCAAAAAATTGGTGACGATTCACTTTTTTATGCAAAAAGTGGAATAACCGGCGATGTTCCGGCCGGGAGTAGATATTTCGGTATTCCTGCTAAAAATAGCATAGAAGCTCACCGAGAGAGTGTTTATGTATCTCAACTAAATGGGCTTTTTAAGCGGGTTAAAGAGCTTGAGAAAAAGCTTAAAGAGATATAG
- a CDS encoding OmpH family outer membrane protein, producing the protein MKLRTIMLCSILMLSTFIGAADFKMGYINSDRIRTDFDEFIDAQAQFDKDVTVWEADAGKFEKEIIDMQSELEQQSLLLSEDKKRERQMLISQKQKEYQQFLSDIFGTGGRAEKRNAELTTPLLDKINKSIIDIAESQGYDLVLDVAGGNIAYIDENLDITDMLLEELEAGTSE; encoded by the coding sequence ATGAAATTAAGAACTATCATGCTTTGCTCTATTTTGATGCTATCGACCTTCATCGGAGCAGCAGATTTTAAAATGGGTTATATTAATTCAGATAGAATTCGCACGGATTTCGATGAGTTTATCGATGCTCAAGCTCAATTCGATAAGGATGTTACAGTATGGGAGGCCGATGCTGGCAAATTCGAGAAGGAAATCATCGATATGCAATCTGAGTTAGAACAACAATCGCTTCTTTTATCTGAGGACAAAAAGCGTGAACGCCAAATGCTTATTTCACAGAAGCAGAAAGAGTATCAGCAATTTCTTTCTGATATTTTTGGAACCGGTGGCAGGGCGGAAAAGAGAAACGCCGAACTTACAACTCCTCTTCTAGATAAGATCAACAAGTCAATCATAGATATAGCCGAAAGCCAAGGTTACGACCTTGTTCTGGATGTTGCTGGCGGCAATATTGCATACATAGACGAGAATCTCGATATTACCGATATGCTTCTCGAAGAGCTCGAGGCTGGAACAAGCGAATAA